The segment GTGGACTACCAGGGTATCTAATCCTGTTTGCTCCCCACGCTTTCGCACCTCAGCGTCAGTATCGATCCAGGGGGCCGCCTTCGCCACTGGTATTCCTCCACATCTCTACGCATTTCACCGCTACACGTGGAATTCTACCCCCCTCTACCGTACTCTAGTCTGGCAGTATTGAATGCAATTCCAAGGTTAAGCCCTGGGCTTTCACATCCAACTGACCAAACCGCCTACGCGCGCTTTACGCCCAGTAATTCCGATTAACGCTTGCACCCTCCGTATTACCGCGGCTGCTGGCACGGAGTTAGCCGGTGCTGCTTCTGTAGGTAACGTCAATCCGCAAGGGTATTAGCCTTACGACCTTCCTCCCTACTGAAAGTGCTTTACAACCCGAAGGCCTTCTTCACACACGCGGCATGGCTGGATCAGGGTTGCCCCCATTGTCCAATATTCCCGACTGCTGCCTCCCGTAGGAGTCTGGACCGTGTCTCAGTTCCAGTGTGGCTGATCATCCTCTCAGACCAGCTATGGATCGTCGCCTTGGTGGGCCCTTACCCCACCAACTAGCTAATCCAACGCAGGCTCATCCAATAGCACAAGGTCCGAAGATCCCCTGCTTTCCCCCGTAGGGCGTATGCGGTATTAATCCGAGTTTCCCCGGGCTATCCCCCACTATTGGGCAGATTCCTACGCGTTACTCACCCGTCCGCCGCTCGTCAGCGTCAAGTTCACTCCGAAGAGATCACAGCGACCTGTTACCGCTCGACTTGCATGTCTTAAGCCTGCCGCCAGCGTTCAATCTGAGCCATGATCAAACTCTTCAGTTCAAAGTTTGATAACCGGTATTGCTCTACTGCGGTCGACTACTAAATCCCAACCAGAACAACACCAGCAAAGTATGCTCAAAGATCACAACTACTGACTGTCATGTCCTGTCAGCCCTAAGACCAACCCCCAGGTATTGGGTAACACCTGAAAAACACAACAGCTCGTTTGCTTTTACTACTAAATGAATAAACGCAAGTTGCTTACTTTGACAGTATTGCTTTTGACAGCCTACCGTCCCAGCAAGCACCCACCTCTATTACTTGATCCGCTTTTTTAAAGAACTTCCCTTAACCTCCTCGGTCAGGGAGGGCGTATTATACGCCCTTAGCGTTGTTTGGCAAGGGCCTTAATGAAGGATTTATAAAGAAATCTGAACGCCTCTGAGAGGCCGTATTCCGGGCCTGTTTCCGGGCCTGTTTCCGGCCCCGTCCAGCCCGGCCCAGGTCGAGTTTCCCGAGAGAGCGTCGATGCAGCGGAGCCAGGGCGCCGCATGGGGCAGCTTCAAGCCCCTGCGGACTATAAGGCTTCAGCCCTGGCTGAGACAATTCCTGGCACATGCCGCGGGTGGCACCACGCCGCAGGCTCCCCGCGCTAGGCAGCAATCTTGACCAGATGAAAAAGCTTCTTGCCACGCTTGAGTACATAAAATTTGCCACTCAGGGCATTCTCCGGCCCCAGCTGAAACGCGTCAGAGTCCACCGGCTGTCCATTGGCACTGACTGCGCCGTTACCCAGAAACTCACGCGCCATGCGATTGGACTTTGCCAACTCCGTGGCGACCAGGGCCTCTACTATTGAATAGGGCCTGTCAGCCAGCGTTGTGCAGGGCAGCCCGTCCAGTTCCAGCTGCTCAAGATCCTGATCCGTGAGACTCTGAATGTCGCCGGAAAACAATGCCCTGCTGATCCGGATAGCCGCTTCCAGCCCCGCCTCGCCATGCACCAGCCGGGTGGCCTCTCTGGCCAGTATAGCCTGGGCTTCCGGCTTGCCCGTAGAAACCCGATCGGCGGCCTCGATGGCACGAATCTCTTCTACCGGCAGGAAAGTAAAGTAGTTAAGGAATTTATAAACGTCCGCGTCGGCCACGTTCAGCCAGAACTGATAGAAAGCGTAAGGCGAAGTCTTGTTGGGACTGATCCAGATCGTGCCTGACTCAGTCTTGCCGAACTTGGTCCCGTCAGCCTTGGTGACCAGTGGCAACGTGACGCCATACACCTGCTGCTGATGCAGCCGACGGGTGAGATCGATGCCGCCGGTAATATTGCCCCATTGATCACTGCCACCCACCTGCACTGTACAGCCGAAGCGCTTGTTAAGCTCGGCAAAGTCGTAGGACTGCAGGATCATGTAGCTGAATTCGGTAAAGGAGATACCGGCTCCTTCGCGTTCGATGCGCTGCTTTACCGATTCTTTCTGGATCATCGCGTTGACCGAAAAATGCTTGCCCACGTCACGCAGAAAATCCAGCACGCTGAAACCTTGCATCCAGTCCAGGTTGTTGACCAGCAGCGCGGAATTATCACCACAATCGAAATCCAGAAACTGGCTCAGCTGTGGCTTAAGACGCTCCACCCACTCCGCCACTACATCGGTCGAATTCAATTGCCGCTCACTGGATTTGAAGCTGGGATCTCCGATCATGCCGGTTGCCCCTCCCACCAGAGCAATGGGTTTGTGCCCGGCCTGCTGGAAGCGCTTGAGGGCCAGCAGCGGCACGAGGCTGCCGACATGCAGGCTTTCTGCTGTCGGGTCGAACCCGCAGTAAACCGTTCGACTGGCTTCACCGAGATGCTCAACCACTTCCTCGCCGCCAGCCAGTTGAGTGATCAACCCCCGGCTCTGAAGATCCGCAATGACGTCCTGGGCACCTGCTGCCATAACTTGAACCTGCTGCTTTCCAAACTGATTTCGTAGGTAGAACACCGCGGCCGGAGAAGCCTGCAGCCAGAAGGCGCCGGTGGTCGGGACAGGGTCCCTTGCCGGCCGCGGAAAAAGCAGGGATTCTACACCAGTGGGACTTTAAAAATCTCGCCGGGGAACGAATTGCCCGGAGAATTGTCAATTTAAGGTACCTCTGGTCAGTTACCGCAATGCACTGGTAGATAGAATGTCAGAGGTTTCTTAAGGGGAAAGCAGGACTGGTTCGGATAGTGTTACCAGTGCCTTGCTGCTACAATTTCATGTTTATGCGTGACACCGGCTGGCGGTGGCGCGCGAACAGTCAGGCAGGTATGAGTCCGATCGAGTTCACCAGGCAGTTTCTGCGCAGGTACTACCCCCGACAACATATGATTGCCGCAGGCTTCCTCAGTCTGCTGCTGGTCTTCATGCTGGCGCTGTCAACTCGCGATGCGAGCCATGCCAGCCAGCAACGTGCAGACCTGGTGCGGCCAGTCATCGATATCGATCAACTGCCAGGCACCGTTTCAGCCCGCGCCGCCACCCGACCCGGGCAGCAATCTGCAGCCGCGAGCACCACCCGGGCCGCTGCCGTCGACGACCAGCCGGTACCGGTTTACGCCGAGGAAGATACCGACAATCACGGCGAAGTTGTAAGAACACAGGAATCTGAAGCGTTACCCGGCCCGGGTGCTGACCAGCCTGGCTGGCAGCATGTGGTCGTCCAGCCCGGCGACAACCTGTCGACTCTCTTCAGTAAGGTCGGCCTGTCTGACCGCCAGCTGTTCCATGTGGTGAACAGCCACGAAGAGGCCAAGGTGCTGAATCGAATTTACCCCGGTTACAAGCTGAGCTTCCTCATTCCCGAGCCCGGCCAGCTTGAACAGCTGCAGGTGCTCAAATCACCGATGGAGGGCTATCTGTTTACCCGCGTAGATGGCTTCTATGATGTTGAGACCATCATTCGTGAGCCGGAAGTTCGACAGGTATTTAAACAGGGCACTATTACCGACAGTTTGTTCCTGGCCGGACAGCGTGAGCAGATCCCGGCCCTGACTATCATGGAAATGGCCGATATTTTCGCCGGGGTTGTAGACTTTATTCTTGATACCAGATTGGGAGACCACTTCAGCATCCTGGTAGAGGAAAATTACCTGGACGGTGAATTCGTCGGTACCGGCAATATACTCGCTGCCCAGTTCACCAACCAGGGGCAGCAATACATTGCGGTTCAGTATCAGAATGAAGCCGGTGATATCGGCTACTACAACCCGGACGGCGAAAGCATGCGCAAGGCGTTTTTGCGCACGCCCCTGGACGTGTTTCGCATCAGCTCCAATTTCAGCCCGGCACGCAGACATCCCATCCTGAATACAGTGCGCGCTCACAAGGGCACAGACTACGCTGCCCCCAGAGGAACGCCGGTCAGGGCCACCAGTGATGGCACCGTTACCCAGGCGTCGCGGAGCGGCTCCTTCGGTAACCTGATCGTGATCAGACACGACGGAGGCTTCGAGACCAAGTACGCACACCTTAACGGTTTTGCCAATGGCATCAAGCGCGGTATGCGGGTCCGGCAGGGCGACGTGATTGGCTTCGTCGGCAGCACCGGCAGCGCCACTGGCCCACACCTCCATTACGAGTTCCTGGTCAACGGCTCGCATCAGGATCCCCGCACCGTGCTGGACAAATTACCCCAGGCGGTTTCGGTTCCAGAACAGGAGCGGGGCAGGTTCCGGGAGCAGGTGATTCCCCTCCTGAAACAGTTCAATCAGATGCAGCGAACGCAGCTGCTCGCTCGACAGCAACTGGGTGCCGAGTAAGGGCCGCAATTCCATGGCAGAACACGCCTACTATATCGGACTGCTGTCAGGTACCAGCATGGATGCCATCGACTGCGCGTTAGTCAGTTTTGACAGCGGCAGGCCGGTGCTGCATGCCAGCCTGTCCCACCCGTATCCGCAGGATCTCCGCAAACGACTGTTTGCGCTGTGCACACAACCAGACATTTCCCTGCAAGGCCTGGGCGAGGCTGATATCGCGGTAGGCCAGCACTTTGCAGCCGCTGTTAACAACCTGCTGGCCAGAGAGAAACTGGAAGCAGGCCAGATCGAAGCGATCGGCAGCCACGGACAGACGGTATTCCACAAACCTGAAAAGCCGCTGCCGTTTACCCTGCAAATAGGCGATCCCAGCACCATAGCCTACAACACCGGCATCACCACTGTAGCGGATTTTCGCCGCAAAGACATGGCCGCTGGCGGCGAAGGAGCACCACTCGCGCCACTTTTTCACAAGCATGTTTTTGAGTCCGCTGAGCAGCGGCGGGTTATCCTCAATCTGGGCGGCATCGGTAATATCTCGATCATTGCCCAGGACAGGCCCTTTGTCGGCTACGACACCGGTCCAGCCAATGTTCTATTGGACTATTGGATCGACAAGAATCTGCATCAGCCGGTGGATCTTCAGGGTCAGTGGGCGAAATCCGGACAGGTGATCGACGAATTGCTGGAACTGCTGCTAGATGACCCCTACTTCGCAGCTGCCGAGCCCAAGAGTACAGGCAGAGAATATTTCAACGGCCAGTGGCTGGAGCGCAGGCTGGCGAAACTGACCAGCCCAGCTGCGCCGGCAGACGTACAGGCAACCCTGCTGGAGCTGACAGCCAGTACAGTCGCGATGGAAATTGAAAATCAGCTTGTAGCGGACGAAGTGTTTGTCTGTGGGGGTGGCGTTCACAACACCGCGCTGGTAAGCCGGTTGCAGCAGCTGCTTCCGGACAGCCAGGTAGCCTCGACGGCTCTACTGGGCATGGCTCCGGACTGGGTCGAGGCGATGACGTTTGCCTGGCTGGCACAACAACGAATGGCGGAAACCGCACTGGACACCACCGGTGTTACGGGCGCGTCCCGACCGGTCATTCTTGGTGGCGTCTATTTACCGGATTGATTTACCGGATTGACCTGCCCGACCTGGCGCTTACCGACAGCTCCCGGCTGTCAGTGTCAGTCCTGGCTGACCCGGTTTATCCGCTCAGATTGAAAAGGAGGAGCCGCACCCACAGGTGGTGGTGGCCATCGGGTTATCGACCACGAAGCGGGCGCCTTCCAGCCCCTCCACATAATCAATGCGCGATCCGACCAGGTACTGGAAGCTGAGTGGATCCACCAGCAGACTGGCGCCCCTGTTGTCGACGACAGTGTCGTCGTCGTTGACTTCTTCGTCAAACGAGAACCCATACTGAAAGCCGGAACAGCCGCCACCGGTAACGAACACTCTCAGCTTCAGGTTATCGTTACCTTCCTCTTCGACCAGACTATGAATCTTGGCCGCGGCGTTTTCGGTCAGGCTGAGCAAAACCGGTTCTTGTGATTCAACTACGGACATTTTAATACCACTATCAGAATTCACCATTTTCCGGCGTTGCAGAGCCGGAAGACGACCTAGTATACCAATAACCAAGGGTAACAGTCAGGTATTATATTGCGCCGCTACTCGCTGTTTTCAAGCCTCTCGCCGTTTTCCGGCAATGCCTGAGTATCCGCAGTGAGCTGCTTGGGAGCCAGGTCGGACGCAGACAGATGCATCAGCTTGCCATTAACCTCGGAGCCCATCACCATTTCAATCAGATTGTAGTAGACATTACCCATAACTACCGCCTTGGCAGCCAGTTCCACGTGCTTGGAGGAACGCACATCGCCCTGCACGAGCCCGTTGATAACGACAGAAGGCACGCAGATTTGCCCTTCTACCGAACCCTGGTCCACAACCCGGATCAGCGCCTCAGAAGCGTCGTCCGCGTAAATATTTCCCTTTATCTTCCCTTCCACAATCAATTCGCCACTGAAATGAACGTCACCAGCTATTTCAGTAGTATGTGAAATCAGGGTGTGGGCTGGTCCTTGATTGTCGGTCTTTTCTCCGGAACCGAACATGTCTTACTCTCCTTCTACAACCCAGTCGAATGCCTTGCTGACCGACTTGGCCATCGGCGCGGTAGCGACCGCTTTAACCTCTATCTGCTCTGGAACGAATCCGGGCAGCAGCTCCAGCTCGCCCTCGATGTTCTGGAAGTAACGAAACCTGAGCTTGATATCTAACTGATTTTCGTCTTCGGTCAAATCGCGCAGCGGGATGGAAACCCGCTGCCCCTCACGATTACCCACTACTTCGACATTTACATGCCCCGTCAGGTAATCGCCATCAGACTCCTCCTGACGCATAACCAGCTTGTAGCGAAAGCGACGCTCACTACCCGCCCGCTCCAGATCCATTTGTCCGACGACCAGCCCGACGTCCGCAAACTCGTCCGTCATCGCCTGTCGGTAATACTGAAGATTCTTTTCGAGGCTGGCAATATACTCACGCAGCTCCGTCATCGTGACCTGGATTTCACTGTTAGCCTGCTGATCCATAACGCTGCCGCGTTCCAACAGAGCCAGCTCCTGTCTCAGTGAAGCGTTTTCCGCTTCCAGATCAGCCAGACGCTGGCCGGCCGCACTGAGGTTGCCGCCCGCAAACCCTGTTTCGCGAACGCCAAGCCAGTGCCCCGTCAATGTGCCACCGATCAGCAGAGCGACCAGGGCGACAGCAGCCAGCAGGCGTCGACCAGGCCGATACGGCACAACCACCATTCGTTCCTGCTTGCTGCCTTTTACGACATTTGGCATAAGCCGACTTTCCGAAGTTCTTTATATAACAACCGGTTAATCCCGGTCAGGGCACCAGCGCGACATGCTGCAGCCCGGTGGTCTCGGGCAGCCCCAGCATGATATTCATGATCTGCACCGCCTGCCCCGAGGCACCTTTAATCAGGTTGTCGATGGCAGAAAGAACAACTACCCGGTTATTGTTAGGCAGGTAGTTGGCGGAAATCCGACAGATGTTGGCACCCCTGACATCACGGGTGGCCGGAAACTGACCCAGTGGCAGCACATCCACAAAAGCCTCGCCCCTGTAGAAGTCCTGGTAGATATCCTGCAGGTCCTCGGCGGTCACCTGAGCCCCACTCCTGACCGGGGCATAAAGAGTGGCGAGAATGCCCCGGATCATGGGCGTCAGATGGGGCATAAAAGTCAGATTGACGGCCTGTTTGCTGTGCCGGTTCAAGCCCTGCTCGATCTCGGGGCCGTGCCTGTGGCCATACACCCCGTAGGCTCTTATGGATTCACTGGCTTCCCCCACCAGGTAGTCGATAGCAGCCTTGCGGCCGGCCCCGCTGACACCGGACTTGGCATCGGCAACCAGTTGCGAAACATCCACCAGGCCGGCCCGCAGCAACGGAATAAATCCAAGCTTGACCGCCGTAGGGTAACATCCCGGAGCAGCCACCAGACGGGCACCGCTGATCTGTTCGCGATTCGTCTCGGGCAATCCGTACACTGCTTCCGGTATCAGGTGCGGACAGCGATGGGTAGTTTTATACCAGTGCTCCCAGACCTCGACATCCTCCAGACGGAAGTCAGCAGAAAGATCGATCACTCTGACCCCCTGATCCAGCAACGCGGGGACCGACTCCATGGCCACGCCATGGGGAGTAGCAAAGAATACGATATCACAGTCACCCAGTTCGGGGCTGTCAGGCGCGGCAAATTCCAGGTCGCAAATGCGGCGTAAACTGGGAAAAAGCTCGGCGACCGGTGTGCCCTGGCGCTCGCGTGAGGTTACCACGTCCAGACGAACATCCGAGCGGTTCGCCAGCAATCGTAATAACTCAACACCGGTATAACCGGTCGCACCAACCACACCTATTTTGACCACCTGTCTCTCCTTAATGGACTGACTGTCCAACCGCGGGGCCTGGCTGCCCGACTGCTTATCTGGCAGGCTGCCTGCCTGATTGACTGTGCGCCAGACGACCCGCAAAAACCCGATTCCCGGCAGCCAGGCGCAAGCCCGTGCCGGGCGGACCGGACTCGGTATCTTACACGCACCTTTCGATAATGCAAAAGCCAAAGGCGCCCTCCCTGGTGGGAATATTGACTACATGAGCAGCCCTGCCTGTGGTAACGTTTGCGTTCTCTGAATCACGAGGTAAATTCAAATGCTGTGGGTGAAATCCTTCCACATCATCGCTGTCATCTGCTGGTTTGCCGGGCTGTTTTATCTGCCCCGCCTGTTCGTCTATCACGCCATGAGCGAGGACCAGGTCAGCAAAGACCGCTTTACGATTATGGAGCGCAAGCTTTTCCGCGGCATCATGACGCCATCAGCCATCGCCACCGTAGCGCTGGGACTGTGGTTGATCTCCTTCAATCCCGCCTATTACCTGTCAGCCTGGTGGATGCATGCCAAGCTGGGCCTGGTGGCTGTCCTGCTTGTTTACCACGTGATCTGCTGGCGGATTCTGCTGGAGTTCCGTGATAACAGGAACACACGCAGCCATGTTTTTTATCGCTACTTCAATGAATTCCCGGTGGTTCTGTTAATTGCTATCGTAATTCTGGTAGTGGTGAAGCCGTGACCTGCATCCGCATTAACCAGCCGGTACGCCAGTAATGACCAATACCAAACCTAATGTCATGTGTTTTAGCGGACTCGACCCGACTGGTGGAGCGGGTTTGCAGGCAGACATCGAAACCCTTTTCAGCACCGGGTGTCACACATTGCCGATTGCTACCGCCCTCACCGTTCAGAATACACAGGATGCCAGCGGCATGTCACCGGTCGATCCGGCTCTCATCGTCGCGCAGGCCAGGACAGTATTGGAGGACGTGCCGGTAAACTGCTTTAAAATAGGCCTCACCGGCGATGTCGCCATCGTCGAGGTCATTCATACCCTGCTGCGGGATTATGCCGATATACCCGTGGTTGTGGACCCGGTGATCCGGGCCGGCGGCGGGTTCGAGTTTGGCTCCCGGGAGCTGGTTGAAGCCATTCGTTCGCTGCTGCTGCCACTTACCACTGTGTTGACACCCAACACCGAGGAGATTATGCAGCTGGCTCCCAGCGCAGACAGCATTGAAGCCTGCGCCAACGAGTTGCTTGAGACCGGCTGCCAGCATATCCTGGTAACCGGCGCCCATGCCGCAACGCCGGATGTGGTCAACAAATTTTTTTCCCACCATGAAGGCCTTTCTTTGTTTACCTGGCCACGTCTGGAACACAGCTATCATGGGTCCGGCTGCACTCTGGCCGCCAGCCTGGCTGGCTACCTGGCCCACGGGCTGGACCTGCGCGATGCAGTTCAACAGGCGCAGCGCTTCACCTGGGAATCCCTCAGCCACGGTACCCGTATCGGCTTTGGCCAGCATATTCCCAATCGAAGTGCCTGGAGCAAGCAGGGTTTCTAGGGTCGACGCGCTATGAAGCTGGCAGGTATCTATGGGATTACCGACAGTAGCCTGACACCGGGGCAATCGCTGCTCACGGCGGTAGAGCAGGCTCTTGAGGGCGGCATCAGTCTGCTGCAGTACCGGGACAAACAGTCTGACCCGGCACAGCGGCGGGCACAGGCCAAAGCCCTGCAGGTACTGTGCGCAGCCCATCAGGTACCCTTGCTGATCAACGATGACGTGCAACTGTGCCTTCAATCCGGCGCCGCCGGCGTACACCTCGGCCAGCAGGATACCGACATTCTTGCTGCCAGGCGGGCGCTGGGAGACCAGGCAATTATAGGCATTACCTGTCACGCAGACCTGGCGTTAGCCAGCCGGGCAGAACAGTCCGGCGCCAGCTATGTGGCCTTCGGCCGCTTTTTCCCCTCTCAAACCAAACCCGCCGCACCCCCCGCCGAGCTTGACCTGCTGGTCCGCGCTCGGGAGCGCCTTAGCATCCCGATCGTGGCAATCGGAGGCATAGATGCCAGCAATGCAGCAGCGGCCGTAGCGGCAGGCGCCGACATGCTGGCTGTGATAAATTACCTGTTTTCCGCCCGGGATATAGCATCCCGGGCTCGGGAATTGAACGCGATATACCGACGCATTACCCTTACTTGATCCAATCAGAGGATGTCATGACCCTGACCCAAAGCACTACCAGACACTCCACGGAACTTTACGACCAGGCCCTTCGCTACATCCCCGGCGGGGTCAACTCACCGGTGCGGGCCTTCAAAGGTGTCGGTGGCCACCCCCTGTTCTTCAAAGCCGGTCGGGGTGCTTACCTGATCGATGCCGACGACAACCACTACGTTGACTACGTGGGGGGCTGGGGTCCATTCATTCTTGGCCATTGTTACGCGCCGGTGATGGAAGCACTGCGGAAGCAGATGGAATTCGGGCTGGGTTACGGCGCCTCGACCGAGGCGGAAATACAGATTGCCAAGAGGATCTGCGACATCCTGCCGTCCATTGAAACCGTGCGCCTGGTCAATTCCGGTACCGAAGCCACGATGAGCGCCGTCCGACTGGCACGCGGCTATACACAACGGGACAAGGTGGTGAAGTTCGAGGGTTGCTATCACGGCCACGTCGACAGCCTGCTCGTCAAGGCTGGTTCCGGAGCACTGACACTGGGTGAGCCGGATTCTCTCGGAGTACCCAGGGCGTTCACGGAGCTGACCCATGTCCTGCCTTACAATGACGCACAAGCCGTCGAAGCCCTGTTCGCCCGGGACGGCGACCAGATCGCCTGTATCATCGTGGAGCCCATCGCCGGCAACATGAACCTGGTGACACCTGAGCCGGGATTTCTGCAAACGTTACGGGATGTCTGTGACCGGCATGGGGCGCTGCTGATTTTTGACGAAGTGATGACCGGCTTTCGCGTCGCCCTGGGAGGAGCCCAGCAGGTTTACCAGGTCAAGCCCGACCTCACCACCCTGGGCAAGGTGATCGGCGGAGGGCTGCCGGT is part of the Gammaproteobacteria bacterium genome and harbors:
- a CDS encoding peptidoglycan DD-metalloendopeptidase family protein, whose translation is MSPIEFTRQFLRRYYPRQHMIAAGFLSLLLVFMLALSTRDASHASQQRADLVRPVIDIDQLPGTVSARAATRPGQQSAAASTTRAAAVDDQPVPVYAEEDTDNHGEVVRTQESEALPGPGADQPGWQHVVVQPGDNLSTLFSKVGLSDRQLFHVVNSHEEAKVLNRIYPGYKLSFLIPEPGQLEQLQVLKSPMEGYLFTRVDGFYDVETIIREPEVRQVFKQGTITDSLFLAGQREQIPALTIMEMADIFAGVVDFILDTRLGDHFSILVEENYLDGEFVGTGNILAAQFTNQGQQYIAVQYQNEAGDIGYYNPDGESMRKAFLRTPLDVFRISSNFSPARRHPILNTVRAHKGTDYAAPRGTPVRATSDGTVTQASRSGSFGNLIVIRHDGGFETKYAHLNGFANGIKRGMRVRQGDVIGFVGSTGSATGPHLHYEFLVNGSHQDPRTVLDKLPQAVSVPEQERGRFREQVIPLLKQFNQMQRTQLLARQQLGAE
- the hemJ gene encoding protoporphyrinogen oxidase HemJ; this translates as MLWVKSFHIIAVICWFAGLFYLPRLFVYHAMSEDQVSKDRFTIMERKLFRGIMTPSAIATVALGLWLISFNPAYYLSAWWMHAKLGLVAVLLVYHVICWRILLEFRDNRNTRSHVFYRYFNEFPVVLLIAIVILVVVKP
- the erpA gene encoding iron-sulfur cluster insertion protein ErpA gives rise to the protein MSVVESQEPVLLSLTENAAAKIHSLVEEEGNDNLKLRVFVTGGGCSGFQYGFSFDEEVNDDDTVVDNRGASLLVDPLSFQYLVGSRIDYVEGLEGARFVVDNPMATTTCGCGSSFSI
- the argC gene encoding N-acetyl-gamma-glutamyl-phosphate reductase, translated to MVKIGVVGATGYTGVELLRLLANRSDVRLDVVTSRERQGTPVAELFPSLRRICDLEFAAPDSPELGDCDIVFFATPHGVAMESVPALLDQGVRVIDLSADFRLEDVEVWEHWYKTTHRCPHLIPEAVYGLPETNREQISGARLVAAPGCYPTAVKLGFIPLLRAGLVDVSQLVADAKSGVSGAGRKAAIDYLVGEASESIRAYGVYGHRHGPEIEQGLNRHSKQAVNLTFMPHLTPMIRGILATLYAPVRSGAQVTAEDLQDIYQDFYRGEAFVDVLPLGQFPATRDVRGANICRISANYLPNNNRVVVLSAIDNLIKGASGQAVQIMNIMLGLPETTGLQHVALVP
- the hemL gene encoding glutamate-1-semialdehyde 2,1-aminomutase, with product MTLTQSTTRHSTELYDQALRYIPGGVNSPVRAFKGVGGHPLFFKAGRGAYLIDADDNHYVDYVGGWGPFILGHCYAPVMEALRKQMEFGLGYGASTEAEIQIAKRICDILPSIETVRLVNSGTEATMSAVRLARGYTQRDKVVKFEGCYHGHVDSLLVKAGSGALTLGEPDSLGVPRAFTELTHVLPYNDAQAVEALFARDGDQIACIIVEPIAGNMNLVTPEPGFLQTLRDVCDRHGALLIFDEVMTGFRVALGGAQQVYQVKPDLTTLGKVIGGGLPVGAFGGRRDIMDRLAPNGPVYQAGTLSGNPLAVAAGLTTLEEISAPGFYDGLSSSTARLLAGLKERADAAKVPFTTNQVGAMFGCFFSGEDKISRFDQVTACNMGHFQTFFHTMLKNGIYLAPSAYEAGFVSAAHGDEEIQLTLGAAELAFAAIAQNNG
- the thiE gene encoding thiamine phosphate synthase; this translates as MKLAGIYGITDSSLTPGQSLLTAVEQALEGGISLLQYRDKQSDPAQRRAQAKALQVLCAAHQVPLLINDDVQLCLQSGAAGVHLGQQDTDILAARRALGDQAIIGITCHADLALASRAEQSGASYVAFGRFFPSQTKPAAPPAELDLLVRARERLSIPIVAIGGIDASNAAAAVAAGADMLAVINYLFSARDIASRARELNAIYRRITLT
- a CDS encoding hydroxymethylpyrimidine/phosphomethylpyrimidine kinase, with product MTNTKPNVMCFSGLDPTGGAGLQADIETLFSTGCHTLPIATALTVQNTQDASGMSPVDPALIVAQARTVLEDVPVNCFKIGLTGDVAIVEVIHTLLRDYADIPVVVDPVIRAGGGFEFGSRELVEAIRSLLLPLTTVLTPNTEEIMQLAPSADSIEACANELLETGCQHILVTGAHAATPDVVNKFFSHHEGLSLFTWPRLEHSYHGSGCTLAASLAGYLAHGLDLRDAVQQAQRFTWESLSHGTRIGFGQHIPNRSAWSKQGF
- the tyrS gene encoding tyrosine--tRNA ligase, coding for MAAGAQDVIADLQSRGLITQLAGGEEVVEHLGEASRTVYCGFDPTAESLHVGSLVPLLALKRFQQAGHKPIALVGGATGMIGDPSFKSSERQLNSTDVVAEWVERLKPQLSQFLDFDCGDNSALLVNNLDWMQGFSVLDFLRDVGKHFSVNAMIQKESVKQRIEREGAGISFTEFSYMILQSYDFAELNKRFGCTVQVGGSDQWGNITGGIDLTRRLHQQQVYGVTLPLVTKADGTKFGKTESGTIWISPNKTSPYAFYQFWLNVADADVYKFLNYFTFLPVEEIRAIEAADRVSTGKPEAQAILAREATRLVHGEAGLEAAIRISRALFSGDIQSLTDQDLEQLELDGLPCTTLADRPYSIVEALVATELAKSNRMAREFLGNGAVSANGQPVDSDAFQLGPENALSGKFYVLKRGKKLFHLVKIAA
- a CDS encoding DUF6776 family protein produces the protein MPNVVKGSKQERMVVVPYRPGRRLLAAVALVALLIGGTLTGHWLGVRETGFAGGNLSAAGQRLADLEAENASLRQELALLERGSVMDQQANSEIQVTMTELREYIASLEKNLQYYRQAMTDEFADVGLVVGQMDLERAGSERRFRYKLVMRQEESDGDYLTGHVNVEVVGNREGQRVSIPLRDLTEDENQLDIKLRFRYFQNIEGELELLPGFVPEQIEVKAVATAPMAKSVSKAFDWVVEGE
- a CDS encoding anhydro-N-acetylmuramic acid kinase, producing the protein MAEHAYYIGLLSGTSMDAIDCALVSFDSGRPVLHASLSHPYPQDLRKRLFALCTQPDISLQGLGEADIAVGQHFAAAVNNLLAREKLEAGQIEAIGSHGQTVFHKPEKPLPFTLQIGDPSTIAYNTGITTVADFRRKDMAAGGEGAPLAPLFHKHVFESAEQRRVILNLGGIGNISIIAQDRPFVGYDTGPANVLLDYWIDKNLHQPVDLQGQWAKSGQVIDELLELLLDDPYFAAAEPKSTGREYFNGQWLERRLAKLTSPAAPADVQATLLELTASTVAMEIENQLVADEVFVCGGGVHNTALVSRLQQLLPDSQVASTALLGMAPDWVEAMTFAWLAQQRMAETALDTTGVTGASRPVILGGVYLPD
- a CDS encoding polymer-forming cytoskeletal protein translates to MFGSGEKTDNQGPAHTLISHTTEIAGDVHFSGELIVEGKIKGNIYADDASEALIRVVDQGSVEGQICVPSVVINGLVQGDVRSSKHVELAAKAVVMGNVYYNLIEMVMGSEVNGKLMHLSASDLAPKQLTADTQALPENGERLENSE